The following DNA comes from Holophagaceae bacterium.
TCCGTTTCCTTCAGGATGCCCAGGAGATGCGGTTCCGCGGCGGCGCCGCCCAGTTTCCACAGGGCCCTCACCGCGGCGCGGCGCACCCGGCCATCGGTGTGGCGCAGCAGCGGCACGATGGCCGGCAAGGACCCGGCATCCCCGATGTCGCTCAATAGATTCAAGGCATTCCGGACGATGAACCAGACATCCGAGCACATGCCTTCCTGCACCGCATCCACCGCCGCGGAGCCCAGGACCCGCAGGGCTTCGAGCAGGCGCCCCCGGCGGTGGCGTTCGGTCTCCTCGCCCAGTTTGGCCATCAAGAAACCAGCCGCCACCGGGCCCAGCCACTCCAGGAAGGGGAGCACTTCGGCGGTCAGATGCACCTTGTCCAATTCGAACAGCAGTTGCAGGATGCGCTCCACGCAATCGCCTCGCACCAGCCGCGCCTTCAGGTTTTCCAGGCCTTCCTGGCGCCAATCCTGGATTTCTTCGTGGATGCCGCAGAGGTCCTGCAGTTCCATGACGCAGGTCTGGGCGGCGCCGAGGTCCCCGCGGATGACCATGGTCCCCAGGATGATGCTCAGGGCTTCGGTGGCCACTTGATGGATGGGCGCGGAGGTTTCCACGGCGAAATGCGCTTCGAGTTTCTGGGTGAGGGGGCCCTCGGTGCCGGGCGGCAGGCCCGGCTCGCGCATCCAATGGGCGACGCCGGCCAGGGTCTGGGTGGCCGCGAGGCGGAGGTTCTGGTCTTCCACCGTCAGGGTCTCCAGCACCCGCTCCAGGACGCGCTGGAAGGCTTCGGTGCGGTCATGTTCGAGGAGTTCGCGCAGGAAGGCCAACCGCTGTTCAAGGTTCAGTTCCCAGAGCTGCCGGCTCTCCAAAGCCCGGACCACCTTGGCTTCGAGGGTCAGTGCTTCCCAATCCAGCCGGCGCAGCAGCGACTCCGCCAGATTGCCGTCGTAGCCGAGCTGCCGCATGTGGATGGCCAGGGCCCGGACCATGGATTCACGCTCTGGCAACGGCCGCAGCACGTCCTGCAGGGGGCCTTGCAGAAGGTTCCAGGAATAGCCCTGGCCCAGCAGCGTGGTGCCCGCTGCGGCCAGGATTTCCGGGGCCAGTTCCCGGATGCCCAGGGCCAAGCCTTCGGGTTGGCCGGGCAGGGTGGGGATGCCTCCCAGGAGGCTCAACTGGGCCTCCGGAGGCAGGCTCAGGAGGACTTGCCGGAGGACGCTCAATTGGGCCGCGGAAGGCATGCCTTCGCCGAGGCCGAGCTGGTAGCC
Coding sequences within:
- a CDS encoding HEAT repeat domain-containing protein — translated: MPTFIETAKALEVALKALQMYTAQHPRTQKSLAEAKDSLVEWIAEKASLHLAVARDKVFADGVKVEGASPHLQALAKRFSDRMIAGFIIQRDMDGADLLAMLNLLLLKPAKIEELGGPGPILERAGITRIRVSLTRYKEVGEGGEEDGEDDSGPGSKAESGKESGDSAEEPPAEEPAQEQDAGGGMSLEAAEALELSLLLGPPEQLMSIIRDAFGEILGAMATGDGLALATLQPAFLGNLGAMGYQLGLGEGMPSAAQLSVLRQVLLSLPPEAQLSLLGGIPTLPGQPEGLALGIRELAPEILAAAGTTLLGQGYSWNLLQGPLQDVLRPLPERESMVRALAIHMRQLGYDGNLAESLLRRLDWEALTLEAKVVRALESRQLWELNLEQRLAFLRELLEHDRTEAFQRVLERVLETLTVEDQNLRLAATQTLAGVAHWMREPGLPPGTEGPLTQKLEAHFAVETSAPIHQVATEALSIILGTMVIRGDLGAAQTCVMELQDLCGIHEEIQDWRQEGLENLKARLVRGDCVERILQLLFELDKVHLTAEVLPFLEWLGPVAAGFLMAKLGEETERHRRGRLLEALRVLGSAAVDAVQEGMCSDVWFIVRNALNLLSDIGDAGSLPAIVPLLRHTDGRVRRAAVRALWKLGGAAAEPHLLGILKETDPETKFEVLFALGQIKTAASAPAVLELAEDRRSPERLRLKALETLGDLGAAAAVPALAELLKKKKTFFGTSSETFEIRMGVAKALQGIGTPEARWALQKAVEAEPKGPERDSMQRILEAFNRK